The genomic segment ATACCCAAATTCAGAGAGATGACCAATGCAGAGCGTGCTGCCGCCATCTGCTCCAACCCCGATTATGCAAAAATCATCTGCCGCTGCGAAACTATCACCGAGGCGGAGATTCGCGAAGCCATCCGCCGCCCTGTGGGTGCACGCACGTTAGACGGTATCAAACGGCGTACAAGAGCGGGTATGGGGCGCTGCCAAGCAGGTTTTTGCACCTCTCTGGTAGTGGATATCCTTTGCGAAGAACTTGGAATATCTCCGATGGAAGCAAGCAAATTCGGAGGGAACTCTTATCTGCTTGACCATGCACTGTTTGAGAAAGAAGGTGCCCGCTGTGATTGATGTGGATGTACTCATTATCGGAGGAGGCCCTGCGGGGCTTGCAGCTGCTATCGAAGCCTATGAGAGCGGGTGCCGCAGCATACTGTTGTTGGAGCGCGAAAACAGCTTGGGCGGTATTTTAAAACAGTGCATCCACAACGGGTTTGGTTTGCATATGTTCGGTGAAGAGCTCACCGGCCCCGAGTACGCAGACCGCTACATCAAAAAACTGATTGACTACGGTATCCCTTACCAGTGCGACACTATGGTAATTGAAATTACCCCGCAAAAGTGCGTAACCGCCGTCAGCCGTTCGTGCGGATTGCAGCAATTTAAGGCAAAAGCAATTGTTTTGGCTATGGGGTGCAGGGAACGCCCGCGCGGTGCGTTGGGCATACCCGGGTGGCGCTGTGCAGGAATTTATACCGCAGGCACTGCACAAAAATTTGTAAACATGAAAGGGCTTATGCCCGGCAAGAGGGTTGTTGTTTTGGGCTCGGGCGATATTGGCTTGATTATGGCGCGCCGTATGACCTTTATGGGCGCAAAAGTAGAAGCTTGTGTTGAACTTTTACCCTATTCGTCCGGTTTAAAACGGAATATTGTACAGTGTTTGGATGATTATGATATCCCTTTGCTGCTCAGCCACACCGTTGTTGATATTAA from the Hydrogenoanaerobacterium saccharovorans genome contains:
- a CDS encoding NAD(P)/FAD-dependent oxidoreductase, with amino-acid sequence MIDVDVLIIGGGPAGLAAAIEAYESGCRSILLLERENSLGGILKQCIHNGFGLHMFGEELTGPEYADRYIKKLIDYGIPYQCDTMVIEITPQKCVTAVSRSCGLQQFKAKAIVLAMGCRERPRGALGIPGWRCAGIYTAGTAQKFVNMKGLMPGKRVVVLGSGDIGLIMARRMTFMGAKVEACVELLPYSSGLKRNIVQCLDDYDIPLLLSHTVVDIKGKEHLEGVTVAEVDPQTLKPISGTERDFACDTLLLSVGLIPENELSNMAGVELCTSTNGAVVKETLETSVDGIFSCGNVLHVHDLVDFVSEEAQKAGRNAARYAADSGVCNKSALFEVVDGFGVSGTVPQLIQRDMKESITMMFRPRGIYQNSRVCIDIGDKIVFSKRERILAPGEMVSIDLKPEYLMYAKNGDKITVRVEVAK